Proteins found in one Chrysiogenes arsenatis DSM 11915 genomic segment:
- a CDS encoding outer membrane lipoprotein carrier protein LolA — MIVVSVATPVVATEPPLFQELRLLAGEISTLTSAFTQEKKLSLFEHTVRSSGTINYQQPDCIRWELTHPHAVGFALCGQQGVKWNDDVTPPENFQSETDPMRQMVAQQLLIWFRGDYAQIQKQYTIAIRQSHPAILHLTPRRADPSNITSITVIFAEGNRSLAEMTLLDADGDSTRVVYHDTVLNSALQQGIFRQREVE; from the coding sequence TTGATTGTCGTATCTGTCGCCACCCCTGTGGTAGCAACAGAGCCGCCCCTGTTCCAGGAATTACGCCTGCTCGCTGGTGAAATTTCGACACTGACGAGCGCCTTTACGCAGGAAAAAAAACTCTCACTGTTTGAGCATACTGTCCGCTCCTCCGGAACTATCAACTATCAACAACCCGACTGTATCCGCTGGGAACTGACCCATCCTCATGCCGTGGGATTTGCCCTTTGCGGTCAACAGGGGGTGAAATGGAATGATGACGTTACCCCTCCGGAAAACTTCCAGAGTGAAACCGACCCTATGCGGCAGATGGTAGCGCAGCAGCTCCTGATATGGTTCCGTGGCGACTATGCCCAAATACAAAAGCAATACACCATCGCCATCCGCCAGTCACACCCCGCAATATTGCACCTCACACCGCGCCGCGCGGATCCATCAAATATCACATCAATCACGGTGATTTTTGCCGAAGGGAATAGGTCACTCGCCGAGATGACCCTCCTTGATGCCGATGGCGATTCCACGCGCGTGGTGTATCATGACACCGTTCTCAACAGCGCATTGCAGCAGGGTATCTTTCGGCAGAGAGAAGTGGAATAG